CTTCCGTGTTTACCCTGTTGTTGAGCATACCATTGAGTAGAGGGATCAAACCAAATGGAAATATTTCCACGATTTATTAGAGCACGGTTATATGAGGACCAATTTGTTGTACGATAGATTTTTTTTGGAGCAGGCTTTTTCATTAGGGAATTATATTGCTGAAAAAGCTTTCAGTGGTATGTTTGTGCAACAAAGCCAATATCAACTCCAAAACGGCTTTGTTACATGCATGTTTAAGTTATTCATCTTAATAAATTTTATTTTTGGTGGATAATTAATTACAACTTTTGAAATCATATGGTTATGAAAATTTCGGTAGTGTCTAAATGTGACGTGTTAACCACCTATCTTTCATGTCTTGATTGTATTTTAATAAAAATAGATGCAAGACAGCTTCATGATTTTCTTTCTTCTTCGAAAAGCTTAAAGTTTTCTGTGTAAAACGCCCTAAGCGATTTCTTAATGTGGCATTGAAACGCTCAACATGGTTGGTTAAACCTGTATGTTTACCTACAGAGCGATGGGTATCAGGATCAAATACCTCAGCATAACTTGACCAATAATCACTACAGGTTGCTAAATTAAAGTAGCTTGTGGGAATACGGCAACGTAAATCAGTACACGTTTTATCATTACGCTGACCACACATAAGCCACTACTTGGCGTGTACGATGGCAGAGTGCAATCCAAGTCCAAACCTTATGGCGACGGGCTTTTACGAAACTCCATAACTCATCAAGCTCAAGGACATCTGTTGGATGAGCATCAAGTAATTCGTCACTCAGTTTCCTGCTGTTTACTTTTTTTTATCCAGCCCATCAGTGTTTCAGGTGCAACACCGAATAGACGCTGCATGCCTCTCAAACTGCCTCGTTCAAGATAGGTACTGATAATGAGTTCTTTCTGTTCTTCGGTATATTTAATTTTGGGTTTGAGTACACTAGAGCGCCCACAATCTTTACATCTGAACTGTGCATTTCCACTTTTGTTGTGACCATTCTTATGGATATTGGGTGATTGGCAACGGGTGCAGACATAAGTTGTCTTTTCTATGATCATGTTAAAGGTTTATTGCTCAGACATTTTCACGTCTATTCTAAATTAAAACACGTTGTTTTTGTACACTACCAAAACTATAAATAGGAGACTCAGCTCCTATTTATAGTTGATTTTTAGCATTTAAATTGTAAATTAATGCGAGTGTCTTGGTAAGTTGTCTGGACGAATCACATTAAGATGCAAAGTTGCAGGCTCAAGACAGCCACCTGTAGAGAGTTGTCCGACCATGCTTCGGTAAATCTCTTGCCATGGCGTTTGCGATGGTGGAACATTTGGCGTCCATGCTGCACGGCGTTGCTGTAACTCTTCATCTGAAATCAATACATTTACAGAACGATTGTTGAGATCAATACGTAATTTGTCATTGGTTTTCAGAAGTGCAATACCACCACCTACAGCAGCCTCAGGTGACATATTTAAAATGGATGGACTTGCTGACGTTCCACTTTGACGACCGTCCCCTAAACAAGGGAGTGAATCGATGCCTTTCTTAATTAATTCAGTCGGTGGTGCCATGTTCACCACTTCAGCACTGCCTGGATAACCCACGGTGCCTGCACCACGAATCACCAAAATACAATGCTCATCAATATTCAATTCACCGTCATTGATGCGTGCATGATAATCCTCAGGTCCTTCAAACACGATGGCACGTGCTTCAAAGCTATTTTCTTCATTAGGATTAGACAAATAGGTTTTTCTAAAGGCTTCACCCACGACTGACATTTTCATAATGGCGCTGTCGAAGAAGTTTCCGCTTAAGACAATAAAACCTGCACCATGTTTTAATGGCTCATCATAGGAGAAAATCACGTCAGCATTTGAGGTTTGAGATTGACTGGCAATTTCACCCATGGTTTTACCACTGACAGATGCACAGTCTTCATGCAATACACCCGCTTTTTGCAATTCATGCATTACCGCAGGTACACCGCCAGCACGATGGAAACCTTCGCCTAAGTATTTTCCGGCAGGCATACAGTTTACAATCAATGGAATGTCTTCGCCCACACGTTGCCAATCATCTAGGGTCAGTTCAATTCCCATATGACGTGCAATCGCAATCAAATGAGGCGGGCAGTTACTTGAAGCACCTAAAGCTGATGCAACAGCAATGGCATTTTCAAAGGACTTTTTGGTCATGATTTTCGATGGTCTTAAGTCTTCTTTGACCATTTCACAAATACGTTTACCCGTGATATAAGCCATTTGACCCCGTTCACGGTATGGCGCAGGGATACTGGCACACGTCGGTAAAGACATCCCGAGTGCTTCTGCTAACGCATTCATAGACAGTGCAGTACCCATGGTGTTGCAGTGTCCCACTGAAGGGGATGCCGAAGTGGTCATTTCCATGAACCCTTCGTAGTCAATGTCACCTGCTGCCAACAAATTACGAGCATGCCAAATCACTGTGCCTGAACCGATCAGCTCACCTTTATAATGACCATCTAACATTGGGCCACCAGAGAGCACAATGGCAGGTAAGTCGGTGGTTGCAGCCGCCATGAGGCAAGCAGGGGTAGTCTTATCACAACCTGTTGTGAGGACAACGCCATCCAAAGGATAACCATGTAAAATTTCAACCAGACCCAAATATGCCAAATTACGGTCAAGTGCTGCAGTAGGGCGTCTAGATTGCTCAGCAATCGGATGCACTGGAAACTCCATCGGAATACCACCCGCATCACGGATGCCTGCTTTCACACGTTCTGCCAACTCTTTATGGTGACGGTTGCACGGGGTTAAATCGCTTCCCGTTTGTGCAATACCAATGATTGGACGTCCAGACTGTAGTTCTTCACGTGTCAAACCGTAGTTCATGTAACGTTCAACATAAAGTGCGGTCATGTCTGCATGGGAAGGGTCGTCAAACCATTCCTGACTACGTAAAAAAATCCGTTTACTTTGATCTGTCATGCTAAACCCTTCGATCTTGTTGATTTACAATGCGATATTTATTTGAATGCTGTCAGAGCAGAGCATAGGCGGTGTGACCTATGTCTGCTATTCCACTTAAGCCTAATAAAAGCTGAAATTTAAAGTAATTCGCGTTGTTTTAAATTACGAATCAAAGAGCTAATCCCAAAATTCCATGGTTTGGCTTTATCACTGGTCGTGACAGTATTGTACAAGGTGCCTAATTTTGGACTATGAATACGTACCACATCATCGACTTTATGGGTAAAACCACCGCCTAATTTTTCACGATCTTGGGTAGGCGCAAATAAAGTCCCTAAGAACAAGACAAAGCCATCTGGATATTGATGGTTTTCATTTAATGTTTGCTGTGCTAGATCTGCTGGATCACGGCTAATTTGTGACATTGAGCTGAGACCTTTCAACACAAAATCGTCTGTACCTTTAATCTCAAGTTCAACGTCACATGCACGTACATCATCAAGATTAAAGCTGTCGTCGAATAAACGAATAAATGGGCCAATTGCACATGATGCATTGTTATCTTTGGCTTTGCTGAGTAACAGTGCGCTACGTCCTTCGAAATCACGTAAATTAACGTCATTACCCAAGGTTGCCCCTAAGATTTTACCTTGGCTGTTAGCCACCAAAACCACTTCAGGTTCAGGGTTGTTCCATTCAGACTTCGGATGAATACCAATATTTTGACCCGTGCCTACCGCTGCCAAAACAGGGGCTTTAGTAAAAATTTCTGCATCTGTCCCAATACCCACTTCAAGGTACTGTGACCACATATTTTGTTCAATCAAATACTGTTTAAGTTCAAGCGCTTTGTCAGAACCTGGCTGAATTGATCTTAAGCTGTCGCCAATGACACTTTGCACCACTTGACGAATATTTTGTGCTTTGTCTGCATCGCCAGCGGCTTGTTCTTCAATCACACGCTCTAACATACTTGCTGCAAATGTTACCCCTGCAGCTTTAATCACTTGTA
The sequence above is drawn from the Acinetobacter lanii genome and encodes:
- a CDS encoding fumarylacetoacetate hydrolase family protein — its product is MNFTLNSQNTLPTDGTQGCLIGRAWIPHHIAGPSPVLLKDDQVFDLSSEFSTISELLEIDHPAQVLANLELPSVGRIDDLLANTTDNPNPSQAYFLAPIDLQVIKAAGVTFAASMLERVIEEQAAGDADKAQNIRQVVQSVIGDSLRSIQPGSDKALELKQYLIEQNMWSQYLEVGIGTDAEIFTKAPVLAAVGTGQNIGIHPKSEWNNPEPEVVLVANSQGKILGATLGNDVNLRDFEGRSALLLSKAKDNNASCAIGPFIRLFDDSFNLDDVRACDVELEIKGTDDFVLKGLSSMSQISRDPADLAQQTLNENHQYPDGFVLFLGTLFAPTQDREKLGGGFTHKVDDVVRIHSPKLGTLYNTVTTSDKAKPWNFGISSLIRNLKQRELL
- a CDS encoding IS1 family transposase, with amino-acid sequence MIIEKTTYVCTRCQSPNIHKNGHNKSGNAQFRCKDCGRSSVLKPKIKYTEEQKELIISTYLERGSLRGMQRLFGVAPETLMGWIKKSKQQETE
- a CDS encoding IlvD/Edd family dehydratase, with the translated sequence MTDQSKRIFLRSQEWFDDPSHADMTALYVERYMNYGLTREELQSGRPIIGIAQTGSDLTPCNRHHKELAERVKAGIRDAGGIPMEFPVHPIAEQSRRPTAALDRNLAYLGLVEILHGYPLDGVVLTTGCDKTTPACLMAAATTDLPAIVLSGGPMLDGHYKGELIGSGTVIWHARNLLAAGDIDYEGFMEMTTSASPSVGHCNTMGTALSMNALAEALGMSLPTCASIPAPYRERGQMAYITGKRICEMVKEDLRPSKIMTKKSFENAIAVASALGASSNCPPHLIAIARHMGIELTLDDWQRVGEDIPLIVNCMPAGKYLGEGFHRAGGVPAVMHELQKAGVLHEDCASVSGKTMGEIASQSQTSNADVIFSYDEPLKHGAGFIVLSGNFFDSAIMKMSVVGEAFRKTYLSNPNEENSFEARAIVFEGPEDYHARINDGELNIDEHCILVIRGAGTVGYPGSAEVVNMAPPTELIKKGIDSLPCLGDGRQSGTSASPSILNMSPEAAVGGGIALLKTNDKLRIDLNNRSVNVLISDEELQQRRAAWTPNVPPSQTPWQEIYRSMVGQLSTGGCLEPATLHLNVIRPDNLPRHSH